A genomic segment from Centroberyx gerrardi isolate f3 chromosome 22, fCenGer3.hap1.cur.20231027, whole genome shotgun sequence encodes:
- the pfkpa gene encoding ATP-dependent 6-phosphofructokinase, platelet type isoform X3, with amino-acid sequence MAQPDSKKIFFENLSGAGKAIAVLTSGGDAQGMNAAVRAVVRMGIYVGAKVYFIREGYQGMVDGGDNIKEASWESVSSMLQVGGTVIGSARCKEFRSHEGRRKAAHNLVQRGITNLCVIGGDGSLTGANLFREEWSGLLGELVQEGLIDADAAQRYSALHIVGMVGSIDNDFCGTDMTIGTDSALHRIIEVVDAIMTTAQSHQRTFVLEVMGRHCGYLALVSALACGADWVLIPEMPPEDGWEDKMCQKLSANRAGMKRLNIIIVAEGAIDHNNKPITTDYVKNLVVKCLGFDTRVTILGHVQRGGTPSAFDRILASRMGVEAVLALLETTANTPACVVSLSGNQSVRLPLMECVQMTQEVQKAMDEKKFEDAVKLRGRSFENNLRTYKLLAHRKPESELPSSNFNVAVLNVGAPAAGMNAAVRSAVRVGISEGHKMFAVNDGFEGFYKGQIKEIKWADVGGWTGQGGSLLGTKRTLPAKHVDKIAEQMRQHNINALLVIGGFEAYLSLLELLTARGKYDEFCVPMVMVPATVSNNVPGSDLSIGADTALNAITTAFECLLQLYEARATYEEFCIPMCMLPATISNNVPGTDLSIGADTALNAIVETCDRIKQSASGTKRRVFIIETMGGYCGYLASVGGLAAGADAAYIYEEPFDIRDLQANVEHLTEKMKTSIQRGLVLRNENSNENYTTDFIYQLYSEEGKGVFDCRKNVLGHMQQGGAPSPFDRNFGTKISAKAMQWVSKKLVETFRQGRVFANTEDSCCLLGMRRRALVFQPVVQLKEETDFVHRIPKEQWWLKLRPLMKILAKYKTSYDVSDSGQLEHVVRNRPKESDASAAM; translated from the exons ATGGCGCAGCCAGACAGCAAGAAGATTTTCTTTGAGAACCTGTCGGGAGCGGGGAAAGCCATCGCAGTGCTGACGAGCGGCGGGGATGCTCAAG GGATGAATGCTGCTGTTCGTGCCGTGGTTCGAATGGGAATATATGTGGGAGCAAAAGTTTACTTCATTCGTGAG ggatATCAGGGCATGGTGGATGGTGGGGACAACATAAAGGAAGCCTCATGGGAAAGTGTCTCCAGCATGCTGCAAGTG GGCGGCACTGTCATCGGCAGCGCCCGCTGCAAAGAGTTCCGCTCCCATGAGGGGCGCCGGAAGGCGGCCCACAACCTGGTGCAGCGCGGCATCACCAACCTGTGTGTGATCGGTGGAGACGGCAGCCTGACTGGAGCCAACCTCTTCAGGGAGGAATGGAGCGGACTGCTGGGGGAGCTGGTGCAGGAAG GTTTGATCGATGCCGATGCCGCTCAGAGATACTCGGCCCTTCACATTGTCGGCATGGTGGGCTCCATCGACAACGACTTCTGCGGAACTGACATGACAATCGGCACCGATTCGGCCCTGCACAGAATCATCGAGGTGGTGGACGCAATCATGACAACTGcacagag TCACCAGAGAACATTTGTGTTAGAGGTCATGGGCAGACACTGTGG ctaccTGGCCTTGGTGAGTGCGCTGGCCTGCGGGGCAGACTGGGTGCTGATCCCTGAAATGCCCCCCGAGGACGGCTGGGAGGATAAGATGTGTCAGAAACTGTCTGCG AACCGAGCAGGGATGAAAAGGCTGAATATCATAATTGTAGCCGAGGGGGCGATTGATCATAACAACAAGCCCATAACCACTGACTATGTTAAGAAT CTTGTTGTCAAATGCTTGGGTTTCGACACTCGTGTGACAATCCTGGGTCACGTCCAGAGAGGAGGGACCCCATCTGCTTTTGACCGCATCCTG gccagTCGTATGGGTGTGGAGGCCGTCCTCGCCCTTTTGGAGACCACAGCCAACACGCCAGCCTGTGTGGTCTCTCTGAGCGGTAACCAATCGGTGCGTCTGCCTCTGATGGAGTGTGTACAGATG ACTCAAGAGGTCCAGAAGGCCATGGACGAGAAGAAGTTTGAGGATGCGGTGAAGCTTCGGGGCAG GAGTTTTGAAAACAACCTGAGGACATACAAACTGCTGGCTCATCGTAAACCGGAATCCGAATTGCCAAGC AGCAACTTCAACGTGGCAGTGCTGAATGTGGGCGCCCCCGCAGCGGGCATGAATGCTGCCGTCCGCTCAGCTGTCAGGGTGGGCATCTCCGAGGGACACAAGATGTTTGCTGTCAATGACGGCTTTGAGGGGTTCTACAAAGGACAG ATCAAGGAGATTAAATGGGCCGATGTTGGAGGATGGACGGGTCAGGGTGGATCTCTGCTGGGAACCAAACG AACGCTTCCCGCAAAGCACGTTGACAAAATTGCTGAGCAGATGCGACAGCATAACATAAATGCACTGTTAGTTATTGGGGGATTTGAG GCCTACCTGTCACTGCTGGAATTGTTAACGGCGCGCGGGAAATATGACGAGTTCTGTGTGCCCATGGTCATGGTCCCAGCCACTGTCTCCAACAATGTGCCGGGCTCAGACCTCAGCATTGGCGCTGACACGGCTCTGAACGCCATCACTACT GCGTTTGAGTGTCTGCTGCAGCTGTATGAGGCTCGGGCTACCTATGAGGAGTTTTGCATCCCGATGTGTATGCTGCCTGCCACCATAAGTAACAATGTGCCGGGCACCGATCTTAGTATCGGGGCAGACACGGCCCTCAATGCCATCGTGGAG ACTTGTGACCGCATCAAGCAGTCGGCCAGTGGGACCAAGAGGCGTGTGTTCATCATTGAGACCATGGGGGGCTACTGTGGCTACCTGGCCAGTGTTGGAGGCCTGGCCGCCGGGGCCGACGCTGCCTACATCTATGAAGAGCCATTTGACATCAGAGACCTGCAG GCCAATGTTGAACATTTGACAGAGAAGATGAAGACCAGCATACAAAGAGGACTTGTCCTCAG gaatgaGAACAGTAATGAGAACTACACAACAGACTTCATCTACCAGCTGTACTCTGAAGAAGGGAAGGGAGTGTTTGACTGCAGGAAGAATGTACTGGGACACATGCAACAG GGAGGAGCTCCGTCTCCATTTGACCGTAACTTTGGGACCAAGATCTCCGCCAAGGCGATGCAGTGGGTCTCCAAGAAGCTGGTGGAGACGTTCAGGCAAG GCCGAGTGTTTGCTAACACCGAGgactcctgctgcctgctggGGATGCGCCGCAGGGCTCTGGTCTTCCAGCCCGTGGTCCAGCTCAAGGaggagactgactttgt CCACAGGATCCCCAAGGAGCAGTGGTGGCTGAAGCTGCGTCCTCTGATGAAGATCCTGGCCAAGTACAAGACCAGCTACGACGTCTCCGACTCCGGGCAGCTGGAGCACGTCGTCCGCAACCGGCCCAAAGAGTCGGACGCCTCCGCGGCCATGTGA
- the pfkpa gene encoding ATP-dependent 6-phosphofructokinase, platelet type isoform X2, translated as MAQPDSKKIFFENLSGAGKAIAVLTSGGDAQGMNAAVRAVVRMGIYVGAKVYFIREGYQGMVDGGDNIKEASWESVSSMLQVGGTVIGSARCKEFRSHEGRRKAAHNLVQRGITNLCVIGGDGSLTGANLFREEWSGLLGELVQEGLIDADAAQRYSALHIVGMVGSIDNDFCGTDMTIGTDSALHRIIEVVDAIMTTAQSHQRTFVLEVMGRHCGYLALVSALACGADWVLIPEMPPEDGWEDKMCQKLSANRAGMKRLNIIIVAEGAIDHNNKPITTDYVKNLVVKCLGFDTRVTILGHVQRGGTPSAFDRILASRMGVEAVLALLETTANTPACVVSLSGNQSVRLPLMECVQMTQEVQKAMDEKKFEDAVKLRGRSFENNLRTYKLLAHRKPESELPSSNFNVAVLNVGAPAAGMNAAVRSAVRVGISEGHKMFAVNDGFEGFYKGQIKEIKWADVGGWTGQGGSLLGTKRTLPAKHVDKIAEQMRQHNINALLVIGGFEAFECLLQLYEARATYEEFCIPMCMLPATISNNVPGTDLSIGADTALNAIVETCDRIKQSASGTKRRVFIIETMGGYCGYLASVGGLAAGADAAYIYEEPFDIRDLQANVEHLTEKMKTSIQRGLVLRNENSNENYTTDFIYQLYSEEGKGVFDCRKNVLGHMQQGGAPSPFDRNFGTKISAKAMQWVSKKLVETFRQGRVFANTEDSCCLLGMRRRALVFQPVVQLKEETDFVHRIPKEQWWLKLRPLMKILAKYKTSYDVSDSGQLEHVVRNRPKESDASAAM; from the exons ATGGCGCAGCCAGACAGCAAGAAGATTTTCTTTGAGAACCTGTCGGGAGCGGGGAAAGCCATCGCAGTGCTGACGAGCGGCGGGGATGCTCAAG GGATGAATGCTGCTGTTCGTGCCGTGGTTCGAATGGGAATATATGTGGGAGCAAAAGTTTACTTCATTCGTGAG ggatATCAGGGCATGGTGGATGGTGGGGACAACATAAAGGAAGCCTCATGGGAAAGTGTCTCCAGCATGCTGCAAGTG GGCGGCACTGTCATCGGCAGCGCCCGCTGCAAAGAGTTCCGCTCCCATGAGGGGCGCCGGAAGGCGGCCCACAACCTGGTGCAGCGCGGCATCACCAACCTGTGTGTGATCGGTGGAGACGGCAGCCTGACTGGAGCCAACCTCTTCAGGGAGGAATGGAGCGGACTGCTGGGGGAGCTGGTGCAGGAAG GTTTGATCGATGCCGATGCCGCTCAGAGATACTCGGCCCTTCACATTGTCGGCATGGTGGGCTCCATCGACAACGACTTCTGCGGAACTGACATGACAATCGGCACCGATTCGGCCCTGCACAGAATCATCGAGGTGGTGGACGCAATCATGACAACTGcacagag TCACCAGAGAACATTTGTGTTAGAGGTCATGGGCAGACACTGTGG ctaccTGGCCTTGGTGAGTGCGCTGGCCTGCGGGGCAGACTGGGTGCTGATCCCTGAAATGCCCCCCGAGGACGGCTGGGAGGATAAGATGTGTCAGAAACTGTCTGCG AACCGAGCAGGGATGAAAAGGCTGAATATCATAATTGTAGCCGAGGGGGCGATTGATCATAACAACAAGCCCATAACCACTGACTATGTTAAGAAT CTTGTTGTCAAATGCTTGGGTTTCGACACTCGTGTGACAATCCTGGGTCACGTCCAGAGAGGAGGGACCCCATCTGCTTTTGACCGCATCCTG gccagTCGTATGGGTGTGGAGGCCGTCCTCGCCCTTTTGGAGACCACAGCCAACACGCCAGCCTGTGTGGTCTCTCTGAGCGGTAACCAATCGGTGCGTCTGCCTCTGATGGAGTGTGTACAGATG ACTCAAGAGGTCCAGAAGGCCATGGACGAGAAGAAGTTTGAGGATGCGGTGAAGCTTCGGGGCAG GAGTTTTGAAAACAACCTGAGGACATACAAACTGCTGGCTCATCGTAAACCGGAATCCGAATTGCCAAGC AGCAACTTCAACGTGGCAGTGCTGAATGTGGGCGCCCCCGCAGCGGGCATGAATGCTGCCGTCCGCTCAGCTGTCAGGGTGGGCATCTCCGAGGGACACAAGATGTTTGCTGTCAATGACGGCTTTGAGGGGTTCTACAAAGGACAG ATCAAGGAGATTAAATGGGCCGATGTTGGAGGATGGACGGGTCAGGGTGGATCTCTGCTGGGAACCAAACG AACGCTTCCCGCAAAGCACGTTGACAAAATTGCTGAGCAGATGCGACAGCATAACATAAATGCACTGTTAGTTATTGGGGGATTTGAG GCGTTTGAGTGTCTGCTGCAGCTGTATGAGGCTCGGGCTACCTATGAGGAGTTTTGCATCCCGATGTGTATGCTGCCTGCCACCATAAGTAACAATGTGCCGGGCACCGATCTTAGTATCGGGGCAGACACGGCCCTCAATGCCATCGTGGAG ACTTGTGACCGCATCAAGCAGTCGGCCAGTGGGACCAAGAGGCGTGTGTTCATCATTGAGACCATGGGGGGCTACTGTGGCTACCTGGCCAGTGTTGGAGGCCTGGCCGCCGGGGCCGACGCTGCCTACATCTATGAAGAGCCATTTGACATCAGAGACCTGCAG GCCAATGTTGAACATTTGACAGAGAAGATGAAGACCAGCATACAAAGAGGACTTGTCCTCAG gaatgaGAACAGTAATGAGAACTACACAACAGACTTCATCTACCAGCTGTACTCTGAAGAAGGGAAGGGAGTGTTTGACTGCAGGAAGAATGTACTGGGACACATGCAACAG GGAGGAGCTCCGTCTCCATTTGACCGTAACTTTGGGACCAAGATCTCCGCCAAGGCGATGCAGTGGGTCTCCAAGAAGCTGGTGGAGACGTTCAGGCAAG GCCGAGTGTTTGCTAACACCGAGgactcctgctgcctgctggGGATGCGCCGCAGGGCTCTGGTCTTCCAGCCCGTGGTCCAGCTCAAGGaggagactgactttgt CCACAGGATCCCCAAGGAGCAGTGGTGGCTGAAGCTGCGTCCTCTGATGAAGATCCTGGCCAAGTACAAGACCAGCTACGACGTCTCCGACTCCGGGCAGCTGGAGCACGTCGTCCGCAACCGGCCCAAAGAGTCGGACGCCTCCGCGGCCATGTGA
- the pfkpa gene encoding ATP-dependent 6-phosphofructokinase, platelet type isoform X1, which yields MAQPDSKKIFFENLSGAGKAIAVLTSGGDAQGMNAAVRAVVRMGIYVGAKVYFIREGYQGMVDGGDNIKEASWESVSSMLQVGGTVIGSARCKEFRSHEGRRKAAHNLVQRGITNLCVIGGDGSLTGANLFREEWSGLLGELVQEGLIDADAAQRYSALHIVGMVGSIDNDFCGTDMTIGTDSALHRIIEVVDAIMTTAQSHQRTFVLEVMGRHCGYLALVSALACGADWVLIPEMPPEDGWEDKMCQKLSANRAGMKRLNIIIVAEGAIDHNNKPITTDYVKNLVVKCLGFDTRVTILGHVQRGGTPSAFDRILASRMGVEAVLALLETTANTPACVVSLSGNQSVRLPLMECVQMTQEVQKAMDEKKFEDAVKLRGRSFENNLRTYKLLAHRKPESELPSSNFNVAVLNVGAPAAGMNAAVRSAVRVGISEGHKMFAVNDGFEGFYKGQIKEIKWADVGGWTGQGGSLLGTKRTLPAKHVDKIAEQMRQHNINALLVIGGFEAYLSLLELLTARGKYDEFCVPMVMVPATVSNNVPGSDLSIGADTALNAITTTCDRIKQSASGTKRRVFIIETMGGYCGYLASVGGLAAGADAAYIYEEPFDIRDLQANVEHLTEKMKTSIQRGLVLRNENSNENYTTDFIYQLYSEEGKGVFDCRKNVLGHMQQGGAPSPFDRNFGTKISAKAMQWVSKKLVETFRQGRVFANTEDSCCLLGMRRRALVFQPVVQLKEETDFVHRIPKEQWWLKLRPLMKILAKYKTSYDVSDSGQLEHVVRNRPKESDASAAM from the exons ATGGCGCAGCCAGACAGCAAGAAGATTTTCTTTGAGAACCTGTCGGGAGCGGGGAAAGCCATCGCAGTGCTGACGAGCGGCGGGGATGCTCAAG GGATGAATGCTGCTGTTCGTGCCGTGGTTCGAATGGGAATATATGTGGGAGCAAAAGTTTACTTCATTCGTGAG ggatATCAGGGCATGGTGGATGGTGGGGACAACATAAAGGAAGCCTCATGGGAAAGTGTCTCCAGCATGCTGCAAGTG GGCGGCACTGTCATCGGCAGCGCCCGCTGCAAAGAGTTCCGCTCCCATGAGGGGCGCCGGAAGGCGGCCCACAACCTGGTGCAGCGCGGCATCACCAACCTGTGTGTGATCGGTGGAGACGGCAGCCTGACTGGAGCCAACCTCTTCAGGGAGGAATGGAGCGGACTGCTGGGGGAGCTGGTGCAGGAAG GTTTGATCGATGCCGATGCCGCTCAGAGATACTCGGCCCTTCACATTGTCGGCATGGTGGGCTCCATCGACAACGACTTCTGCGGAACTGACATGACAATCGGCACCGATTCGGCCCTGCACAGAATCATCGAGGTGGTGGACGCAATCATGACAACTGcacagag TCACCAGAGAACATTTGTGTTAGAGGTCATGGGCAGACACTGTGG ctaccTGGCCTTGGTGAGTGCGCTGGCCTGCGGGGCAGACTGGGTGCTGATCCCTGAAATGCCCCCCGAGGACGGCTGGGAGGATAAGATGTGTCAGAAACTGTCTGCG AACCGAGCAGGGATGAAAAGGCTGAATATCATAATTGTAGCCGAGGGGGCGATTGATCATAACAACAAGCCCATAACCACTGACTATGTTAAGAAT CTTGTTGTCAAATGCTTGGGTTTCGACACTCGTGTGACAATCCTGGGTCACGTCCAGAGAGGAGGGACCCCATCTGCTTTTGACCGCATCCTG gccagTCGTATGGGTGTGGAGGCCGTCCTCGCCCTTTTGGAGACCACAGCCAACACGCCAGCCTGTGTGGTCTCTCTGAGCGGTAACCAATCGGTGCGTCTGCCTCTGATGGAGTGTGTACAGATG ACTCAAGAGGTCCAGAAGGCCATGGACGAGAAGAAGTTTGAGGATGCGGTGAAGCTTCGGGGCAG GAGTTTTGAAAACAACCTGAGGACATACAAACTGCTGGCTCATCGTAAACCGGAATCCGAATTGCCAAGC AGCAACTTCAACGTGGCAGTGCTGAATGTGGGCGCCCCCGCAGCGGGCATGAATGCTGCCGTCCGCTCAGCTGTCAGGGTGGGCATCTCCGAGGGACACAAGATGTTTGCTGTCAATGACGGCTTTGAGGGGTTCTACAAAGGACAG ATCAAGGAGATTAAATGGGCCGATGTTGGAGGATGGACGGGTCAGGGTGGATCTCTGCTGGGAACCAAACG AACGCTTCCCGCAAAGCACGTTGACAAAATTGCTGAGCAGATGCGACAGCATAACATAAATGCACTGTTAGTTATTGGGGGATTTGAG GCCTACCTGTCACTGCTGGAATTGTTAACGGCGCGCGGGAAATATGACGAGTTCTGTGTGCCCATGGTCATGGTCCCAGCCACTGTCTCCAACAATGTGCCGGGCTCAGACCTCAGCATTGGCGCTGACACGGCTCTGAACGCCATCACTACT ACTTGTGACCGCATCAAGCAGTCGGCCAGTGGGACCAAGAGGCGTGTGTTCATCATTGAGACCATGGGGGGCTACTGTGGCTACCTGGCCAGTGTTGGAGGCCTGGCCGCCGGGGCCGACGCTGCCTACATCTATGAAGAGCCATTTGACATCAGAGACCTGCAG GCCAATGTTGAACATTTGACAGAGAAGATGAAGACCAGCATACAAAGAGGACTTGTCCTCAG gaatgaGAACAGTAATGAGAACTACACAACAGACTTCATCTACCAGCTGTACTCTGAAGAAGGGAAGGGAGTGTTTGACTGCAGGAAGAATGTACTGGGACACATGCAACAG GGAGGAGCTCCGTCTCCATTTGACCGTAACTTTGGGACCAAGATCTCCGCCAAGGCGATGCAGTGGGTCTCCAAGAAGCTGGTGGAGACGTTCAGGCAAG GCCGAGTGTTTGCTAACACCGAGgactcctgctgcctgctggGGATGCGCCGCAGGGCTCTGGTCTTCCAGCCCGTGGTCCAGCTCAAGGaggagactgactttgt CCACAGGATCCCCAAGGAGCAGTGGTGGCTGAAGCTGCGTCCTCTGATGAAGATCCTGGCCAAGTACAAGACCAGCTACGACGTCTCCGACTCCGGGCAGCTGGAGCACGTCGTCCGCAACCGGCCCAAAGAGTCGGACGCCTCCGCGGCCATGTGA
- the pfkpa gene encoding ATP-dependent 6-phosphofructokinase, platelet type isoform X5 encodes MAQPDSKKIFFENLSGAGKAIAVLTSGGDAQGMNAAVRAVVRMGIYVGAKVYFIREGYQGMVDGGDNIKEASWESVSSMLQVGGTVIGSARCKEFRSHEGRRKAAHNLVQRGITNLCVIGGDGSLTGANLFREEWSGLLGELVQEGLIDADAAQRYSALHIVGMVGSIDNDFCGTDMTIGTDSALHRIIEVVDAIMTTAQSHQRTFVLEVMGRHCGYLALVSALACGADWVLIPEMPPEDGWEDKMCQKLSATRSRGTRLNIIIVAEGAIDRHGKPITSSIVKDLVVKCLGFDTRVTILGHVQRGGTPSAFDRILASRMGVEAVLALLETTANTPACVVSLSGNQSVRLPLMECVQMTQEVQKAMDEKKFEDAVKLRGRSFENNLRTYKLLAHRKPESELPSSNFNVAVLNVGAPAAGMNAAVRSAVRVGISEGHKMFAVNDGFEGFYKGQIKEIKWADVGGWTGQGGSLLGTKRTLPAKHVDKIAEQMRQHNINALLVIGGFEAYLSLLELLTARGKYDEFCVPMVMVPATVSNNVPGSDLSIGADTALNAITTTCDRIKQSASGTKRRVFIIETMGGYCGYLASVGGLAAGADAAYIYEEPFDIRDLQANVEHLTEKMKTSIQRGLVLRNENSNENYTTDFIYQLYSEEGKGVFDCRKNVLGHMQQGGAPSPFDRNFGTKISAKAMQWVSKKLVETFRQGRVFANTEDSCCLLGMRRRALVFQPVVQLKEETDFVHRIPKEQWWLKLRPLMKILAKYKTSYDVSDSGQLEHVVRNRPKESDASAAM; translated from the exons ATGGCGCAGCCAGACAGCAAGAAGATTTTCTTTGAGAACCTGTCGGGAGCGGGGAAAGCCATCGCAGTGCTGACGAGCGGCGGGGATGCTCAAG GGATGAATGCTGCTGTTCGTGCCGTGGTTCGAATGGGAATATATGTGGGAGCAAAAGTTTACTTCATTCGTGAG ggatATCAGGGCATGGTGGATGGTGGGGACAACATAAAGGAAGCCTCATGGGAAAGTGTCTCCAGCATGCTGCAAGTG GGCGGCACTGTCATCGGCAGCGCCCGCTGCAAAGAGTTCCGCTCCCATGAGGGGCGCCGGAAGGCGGCCCACAACCTGGTGCAGCGCGGCATCACCAACCTGTGTGTGATCGGTGGAGACGGCAGCCTGACTGGAGCCAACCTCTTCAGGGAGGAATGGAGCGGACTGCTGGGGGAGCTGGTGCAGGAAG GTTTGATCGATGCCGATGCCGCTCAGAGATACTCGGCCCTTCACATTGTCGGCATGGTGGGCTCCATCGACAACGACTTCTGCGGAACTGACATGACAATCGGCACCGATTCGGCCCTGCACAGAATCATCGAGGTGGTGGACGCAATCATGACAACTGcacagag TCACCAGAGAACATTTGTGTTAGAGGTCATGGGCAGACACTGTGG ctaccTGGCCTTGGTGAGTGCGCTGGCCTGCGGGGCAGACTGGGTGCTGATCCCTGAAATGCCCCCCGAGGACGGCTGGGAGGATAAGATGTGTCAGAAACTGTCTGCG ACCCGCTCCAGGGGCACAAGGCTGAACATAATCATAGTCGCTGAGGGAGCCATTGACAGACATGGGAAGCCTATAACCTCTAGTATAGTCAAGGAT CTTGTTGTCAAATGCTTGGGTTTCGACACTCGTGTGACAATCCTGGGTCACGTCCAGAGAGGAGGGACCCCATCTGCTTTTGACCGCATCCTG gccagTCGTATGGGTGTGGAGGCCGTCCTCGCCCTTTTGGAGACCACAGCCAACACGCCAGCCTGTGTGGTCTCTCTGAGCGGTAACCAATCGGTGCGTCTGCCTCTGATGGAGTGTGTACAGATG ACTCAAGAGGTCCAGAAGGCCATGGACGAGAAGAAGTTTGAGGATGCGGTGAAGCTTCGGGGCAG GAGTTTTGAAAACAACCTGAGGACATACAAACTGCTGGCTCATCGTAAACCGGAATCCGAATTGCCAAGC AGCAACTTCAACGTGGCAGTGCTGAATGTGGGCGCCCCCGCAGCGGGCATGAATGCTGCCGTCCGCTCAGCTGTCAGGGTGGGCATCTCCGAGGGACACAAGATGTTTGCTGTCAATGACGGCTTTGAGGGGTTCTACAAAGGACAG ATCAAGGAGATTAAATGGGCCGATGTTGGAGGATGGACGGGTCAGGGTGGATCTCTGCTGGGAACCAAACG AACGCTTCCCGCAAAGCACGTTGACAAAATTGCTGAGCAGATGCGACAGCATAACATAAATGCACTGTTAGTTATTGGGGGATTTGAG GCCTACCTGTCACTGCTGGAATTGTTAACGGCGCGCGGGAAATATGACGAGTTCTGTGTGCCCATGGTCATGGTCCCAGCCACTGTCTCCAACAATGTGCCGGGCTCAGACCTCAGCATTGGCGCTGACACGGCTCTGAACGCCATCACTACT ACTTGTGACCGCATCAAGCAGTCGGCCAGTGGGACCAAGAGGCGTGTGTTCATCATTGAGACCATGGGGGGCTACTGTGGCTACCTGGCCAGTGTTGGAGGCCTGGCCGCCGGGGCCGACGCTGCCTACATCTATGAAGAGCCATTTGACATCAGAGACCTGCAG GCCAATGTTGAACATTTGACAGAGAAGATGAAGACCAGCATACAAAGAGGACTTGTCCTCAG gaatgaGAACAGTAATGAGAACTACACAACAGACTTCATCTACCAGCTGTACTCTGAAGAAGGGAAGGGAGTGTTTGACTGCAGGAAGAATGTACTGGGACACATGCAACAG GGAGGAGCTCCGTCTCCATTTGACCGTAACTTTGGGACCAAGATCTCCGCCAAGGCGATGCAGTGGGTCTCCAAGAAGCTGGTGGAGACGTTCAGGCAAG GCCGAGTGTTTGCTAACACCGAGgactcctgctgcctgctggGGATGCGCCGCAGGGCTCTGGTCTTCCAGCCCGTGGTCCAGCTCAAGGaggagactgactttgt CCACAGGATCCCCAAGGAGCAGTGGTGGCTGAAGCTGCGTCCTCTGATGAAGATCCTGGCCAAGTACAAGACCAGCTACGACGTCTCCGACTCCGGGCAGCTGGAGCACGTCGTCCGCAACCGGCCCAAAGAGTCGGACGCCTCCGCGGCCATGTGA